In a single window of the Delftia tsuruhatensis genome:
- a CDS encoding TIGR03759 family integrating conjugative element protein, producing MTRHAWRTLGLLLVALPALAQVTPTTGSREAHSQLAPTEHQRLARDWGLRDEEWSRYRALMKGPLGVYSPNLDPLSVLGIEARSDAERQRYAELQVHAEARRVEKLLAYQRAYDDAWRRLKPDLARVNLPATAPPDPAAANGARQALFVKADCTACTQWVQGWLATRKPLDLYLVGSRQDDRRIREWAQRVGIDPARVRSGAITLNHDAGRWLSLGLSGELPAVVRQVDGQWQRQP from the coding sequence CCAAGTCACGCCCACCACAGGCTCGCGCGAGGCCCACAGCCAGCTCGCGCCGACCGAGCACCAACGCTTGGCGCGTGACTGGGGTCTGCGCGACGAGGAATGGAGCCGCTATCGCGCCTTGATGAAGGGGCCGCTCGGGGTCTATTCGCCGAACCTCGACCCGCTGTCGGTGCTGGGTATCGAGGCCCGTTCGGATGCCGAGCGCCAGCGCTACGCCGAACTGCAAGTGCACGCCGAGGCGCGGCGGGTGGAAAAGCTTTTGGCCTATCAGCGTGCCTACGATGACGCCTGGCGCCGGCTCAAACCCGATCTGGCGCGCGTCAACCTACCGGCCACGGCGCCGCCTGATCCGGCAGCGGCCAATGGCGCGCGCCAGGCGCTGTTCGTTAAAGCCGATTGCACCGCGTGTACGCAATGGGTGCAAGGTTGGTTGGCGACGCGTAAGCCATTGGACCTGTACCTGGTGGGCAGCCGCCAGGACGATCGGCGTATTCGTGAGTGGGCGCAACGCGTCGGCATTGATCCGGCGCGGGTGCGCAGCGGCGCGATCACCCTGAACCATGACGCCGGACGCTGGCTATCGCTGGGGCTGTCTGGCGAGTTGCCCGCGGTGGTGCGGCAGGTCGACGGCCAATGGCAACGCCAACCCTGA
- a CDS encoding lytic transglycosylase domain-containing protein, with product MATPTLNLALGSLAWLLAGPLLPTASHAQEIPPPAYQRAASQAGIPSTVLYAVALQETGMRRGNRLVPWPWSLNVAGQPRRFRSHAAACAGLRQALREAPATRVDAGLGQVNLGFHAQRYRHPCELLDPYRNLAIAAAILRQQRQPGEDWLAAIGRYHRPAGGAPAARYRQSVAQHLQRLRPAATAVPTQEH from the coding sequence ATGGCAACGCCAACCCTGAACCTCGCCCTCGGGTCGCTGGCTTGGCTGTTGGCGGGGCCGTTGCTGCCCACCGCGAGCCACGCGCAGGAGATTCCGCCACCGGCCTACCAACGCGCCGCGAGCCAAGCGGGCATTCCCTCGACCGTGCTATACGCAGTGGCCCTGCAAGAGACGGGCATGCGCCGTGGCAACCGCCTGGTGCCCTGGCCTTGGTCATTGAACGTGGCCGGCCAGCCGCGACGCTTTCGCTCCCATGCCGCTGCTTGCGCCGGCCTGCGCCAAGCCTTGCGCGAAGCGCCAGCAACCCGCGTCGATGCGGGCTTGGGCCAAGTCAACCTGGGCTTCCACGCGCAGCGCTACCGCCACCCTTGTGAGCTGCTTGATCCCTATCGCAACTTGGCCATCGCCGCCGCCATTCTTCGCCAGCAACGCCAGCCGGGCGAGGACTGGCTGGCGGCGATTGGCCGCTACCACCGTCCGGCAGGTGGCGCGCCAGCGGCCCGCTATCGGCAAAGCGTGGCCCAACATCTACAACGCCTACGGCCCGCCGCCACGGCCGTGCCTACTCAGGAGCACTGA
- a CDS encoding integrating conjugative element protein yields MCKTRLRLSMLWVLLGTVAPLQAREPLQVVEDHGGRSALPYYEALNLLPRQGHTPSPGSALPAIEMHPAGEAAMLPVRSPRLSPGPVARRAIEAPGLQPLFLVGDDARSRAWLRQHASTLRDRGATGLVVNVENLPALASLRALVPGVRLWPVAADDLAERLGLQHYPALLSATGIEQ; encoded by the coding sequence ATGTGTAAAACCCGACTTCGCCTGAGCATGCTGTGGGTGCTGCTCGGCACAGTGGCGCCGCTCCAGGCGCGCGAGCCGTTGCAGGTGGTCGAAGATCACGGTGGCCGCTCCGCATTGCCGTACTACGAAGCCCTGAATCTGTTGCCACGCCAGGGCCACACGCCATCGCCGGGCAGCGCGTTGCCCGCTATCGAGATGCACCCTGCTGGCGAAGCCGCCATGCTGCCAGTGCGCAGCCCGCGGCTGTCGCCTGGCCCGGTGGCGCGCCGGGCCATCGAGGCGCCGGGCCTGCAACCGCTGTTTCTGGTCGGCGACGATGCGCGCTCGCGCGCGTGGCTGCGTCAGCATGCCAGCACGCTGCGCGACCGTGGCGCCACGGGCTTGGTGGTCAACGTGGAGAACCTGCCAGCGCTGGCCAGCCTGCGCGCGCTGGTCCCCGGCGTGCGCTTATGGCCGGTGGCAGCGGACGATCTGGCCGAACGCCTCGGGCTCCAGCACTACCCAGCGCTGCTCAGCGCCACCGGCATCGAGCAGTGA